In Zygosaccharomyces rouxii strain CBS732 chromosome D complete sequence, one DNA window encodes the following:
- the MLC2 gene encoding Mlc2p (similar to uniprot|Q06580 Saccharomyces cerevisiae YPR188C MLC2 Regulatory light chain for the type II myosin Myo1p binds to an IQ motif of Myo1p localization to the bud neck depends on Myo1p involved in the disassembly of the Myo1p ring), whose translation MSDNDSLTFSKLTQTHIQRLKDAFQTIDDDGDGAISQKDLDKIFKSIGKQMKPEQLESMLTTANAKDGEGVTFPEFLSIMGETMGKYPEDTEIVNCLKVLSDNNELNVPVDDLLSYLKDAGYPKAEIEFEKLFREFTSDQDFAGKKVFKGKQFMNTISE comes from the coding sequence ATGTCTGATAACGATTCATTGACGTTTAGCAAACTTACACAGACTCATATCCAAAGGTTGAAGGATGCATTCCAAACTATTGATGACGATGGTGATGGCGCCATATCACAGAAGGATCTCGATAAAATATTTAAAAGCATTGGTAAACAAATGAAACCTGAACAGTTAGAATCGATGCTCACCACTGCAAATGCCAAAGATGGTGAGGGCGTTACGTTTCCGGAATTTCTATCAATAATGGGTGAAACTATGGGTAAATATCCTGAAGATACGGAGATAGTCAATTGtttgaaagttttatcAGATAACAACGAATTGAACGTACCTGTTGATGACTTGCTTTCTTATTTGAAGGATGCAGGTTATCCCAAAGCTGAAATAGAATTTGAGAAACTGTTTAGAGAGTTTACGTCAGATCAAGATTTTGCAGGAAAGAAAGTGTTTAAGGGGAAACAGTTTATGAATACGATTTCAGAATAA
- the RPO26 gene encoding DNA-directed RNA polymerase core subunit RPO26 (highly similar to uniprot|P20435 Saccharomyces cerevisiae YPR187W RPO26 RNA polymerase subunit ABC23, common to RNA polymerases I, II, and III; part of central core; similar to bacterial omega subunit): MSDYEEAFNDGGNENFEDFDVEHFSDEDNFNDVNGNGGAVDGTGLPQGDGPKAENGDNIVASNMGGEEFTSEQNRRKTLKEKAIPKDERTTTPYMTKYERARILGTRALQISMNAPVFVDLEGETDPLRIAMKELAEKKIPLVIRRYMPDGSFEDWSVEELIVDL, from the exons ATGTCTGATTATGAGGAAGC TTTCAAcgatggtggtaatgaaaattttgaagattttgacGTAGAACATTTCTCCGATGAAGATAATTTTAACGATGTTAATGGTAACGGTGGAGCTGTCGATGGTACTGGGCTCCCACAAGGTGATGGGCCCAAGGCTGAGAATGGAGATAATATAGTGGCAAGTAATATGGGAGGTGAAGAGTTTACCAGCGAACAgaatagaagaaaaactCTCAAAGAGAAGGCAATCCCCAAGGATGAAAGAACCACGACGCCGTACATGACCAAATATGAGAGAGCTAGAATTCTTGGTACTAGAGCATTACAAATATCAATGAACGCACCTGTCTTTGTCGATTTAGAAGGTGAAACTGATCCATTAAGAATTGCCATGAAAGAGCTAGCtgagaagaaaattccGCTAGTTATTAGAAGGTATATGCCCGATGgttcttttgaagattggAGTGTAGAGGAGCTAATCGTCGATttgtaa
- the PZF1 gene encoding Pzf1p (similar to uniprot|P39933 Saccharomyces cerevisiae YPR186C PZF1 Transcription factor IIIA (TFIIIA) with putative Zn-fingers), which translates to MIPGLAELRSWQQGSKTELESVPGSPQSVRSVSSLSSSSSSRPKIYFCDYEGCNKSFARPSTLTEHQDVVHRGIRPFKCNQCEESFTKQIHLERHLWLHTDERPFHCSQCGKGVVTQQHLKRHEITHTKSFKCTYPGCNEAFYRHPTLRSHILSTHRKLICEHCNKELKSPAALRHHETKFHNPNVVNPYQCTFTSCAQGFKTWTALQVHIKNDHPKLRCEVCSKPCVGEQGLKMHMKVHDESLVAKNWKCSICDSETFAKKNELIAHFENNHRDKLPPPSLAQSLLPPKENETSSNECSDHNDEQHRSRKRKISELDHAQQNLEQYFVQGKSGMDLLLNTVGRKKQCYYDKCYRTFKTEERYQQHIGKHKIHDLKMKVLQDKQEEEMRNENGKQTGTSGKIEEI; encoded by the coding sequence ATGATTCCTGGGTTGGCGGAATTGAGATCTTGGCAGCAGGGTTCCAAGACGGAATTGGAATCGGTGCCTGGATCACCTCAGAGCGTACGTTCCGTGTCGAGTCTTTCATCAAGTAGCAGCTCGAGGCCCAAGATCTATTTCTGCGACTATGAAGGTTGTAATAAATCGTTTGCTAGGCCATCGACATTGACAGAGCACCAGGATGTTGTACATCGTGGTATTAGACCCTTTAAATGCAATCAGTGTGAGGAATCCTTTACGAAGCAGATTCACCTGGAGAGACATTTATGGCTACATACAGATGAGAGGCCATTCCACTGTTCACAATGTGGTAAAGGTGTTGTCACACAGCAGCATTTGAAAAGACACGAAATTACTCATacaaaatcttttaaatgTACTTATCCCGGTTGCAATGAAGCCTTTTACAGGCATCCAACCCTGAGGTCTCATATATTGTCTACGCATAGGAAATTGATTTGTGAACATTGTAACAAGGAGCTAAAGAGCCCAGCGGCACTAAGACACCACGAGACCAAATTCCATAATCCGAATGTAGTCAACCCCTATCAATGTACATTTACCAGTTGTGCTCAGGGCTTCAAGACGTGGACTGCTCTACAGGTGCATATTAAGAATGACCATCCTAAATTACGCTGTGAAGTGTGCAGTAAACCTTGTGTGGGTGAACAAGGTTTAAAGATGCATATGAAAGTCCATGATGAAAGTCTCGTTGccaaaaattggaaatgtTCAATTTGTGACAGTGAGACTTTTGCCAAGAAGAATGAATTGATAGcacattttgaaaataatcACAGGGACAAATTGCCGCCACCATCGTTAGCACAATCTTTATTGCCTCCAAAGGAAAATGAGACTTCTTCTAACGAATGTAGCGATCATAATGATGAACAACACAGGAGTCGAAAGCgtaaaatttcagaatTAGACCATGCACAGCAAAATTTAGAGCAATATTTTGTGCAAGGTAAAAGTGGTATGGATCTGCTGTTGAATACAGTTGGCAGAAAGAAACAATGTTATTACGATAAATGTTATAGGACTTTCAAGACCGAGGAAAGGTACCAGCAACATATTGGAAAGCACAAGATTCAcgatttaaaaatgaaagttTTGCAGGAcaaacaagaagaagaaatgagAAATGAGAACGGTAAGCAGACTGGAACTAGTGggaaaattgaagaaatttga
- the SKI3 gene encoding SKI complex subunit tetratricopeptide repeat protein SKI3 (similar to uniprot|P17883 Saccharomyces cerevisiae YPR189W SKI3 dsRNA virus protection family member contains 8 copies of the tetratricopeptide (TPR) domain): MSNVKDLLKEAKVELSREDYVEAVKICKKVLNADKENYFAHVFMGKSYSNMDNRIQDAIDHYNKAIELLPEELLAWKGLYLVFKESDVIPSIVNFDTYFEFCGGYARALANKGVSQVDLIHDIRVFRKTHTDCEESFLRHMVPGTPTAEQLARHLISAQDAISGLIRILNSKQQDQISKHVSRERLKLSANDPSYQGKINTLSWEVYKDSELDDLYNQLINITDDDEQRSNLEAQWLEYRLKVLKSTPQNLKGSSFEKLKRMTEDMVLVDHASIRPWKLYFEWQDYENLDSMDMDLIMKFFRKFPIEPLAVILYAWVCSNFSQYDTKKLQTEAEKKSSAQDETNELNEIDESEKRALKEMMEAENDTTTMAEDEVMTALMDNITRAQSSALAHRIVSQYYIYSKENEAALTYVKKGASLVAYEVRDYGAHLVNSKREFTLKLATLYIYIDSPKNHSLALSLFEKVLKENPENTQAKMGKGLIFMERQNYTDAKLLLSEVISQYADNLEFLSELAWCEACLGNLDESIGILNKVLTSLQGTDLRTSAFRALNIWRLAKTHVLKQEKENPEDQKYVKIAFRLLIQSIKVLDTYAPNYSALGDIYNRFYKDGVRAFKCFYKAFELDDSDLMAARYMSENYTELGNWQAARVVCERLVGSERAKRALQTVNWPFRVIGIAYLEGQQEANSIEWFQSALRVNQSDVEAWVGLGQAYYACGRIEASIKVFEKAIELDSEHHYAKYLKAQSLSLMGQFDEAIDILNALTEILPQETIFQMTKATILVNYAHDLYSQGFLMKSVATAADAIGIMQFIATELSFYGQALWIGILKALKLFIWVESKVGDLPVEALISTFGAVSTSNQVLNSIDELDGITLDNILSEIEDSSISIACKLLILSAKYAVATTTYEALTRTVRSSLWYNIGTSELSAYHILKNDKFRDSAIASFKKSIQYQSNTVESWMGLGIATMDVNYRVAQHCFIKCTAMAPKEGSVWFDLALLALQNNDAEFALTVLNKSQSIAPQDSSPWLGNALILEKQGKIKESCRMFAHAFILSNGRSKAAQLYFAKSVLQNRIGYSGDERDISAVEELSAVVHGLDQYFKKSPSDSFALQCALLALERLRIFPYATGVADRLVRLIESRFEKGQDNDELYNFAVVKAQIARVQLGLGQYDAVIENADLSRSILVDFENENNTSIFVSNHICLALAYFFSDNFDETLTHLEELLRLSKESKHLVILISKLLYSVGSEDTKTIAIEELTECLSNKNGDLILCLTLAAIALLEGKREDMSIVFGRLRETPLEDVIADEHRDLPYLMDLLYKKLSHGKSTGNGVSWQRSAFFFMNDNKVWTDLSKKIQQRVASDGQNKVTSRQLSDCYWSQKNLKSIQRSIFLCPDNASAVSALNQCF; encoded by the coding sequence ATGTCGAACGTCAAAGATCTGCTTAAGGAGGCCAAGGTCGAATTGTCTAGAGAGGATTATGTTGAAGCTGTAAAGATTTGCAAGAAAGTTCTGAATGCTGACAAGGAGAATTACTTTGCCCATGTGTTCATGGGTAAGTCATACTCTAACATGGATAACAGGATCCAAGATGCGATTGATCACTATAACAAAGCTATAGAGTTGCTACCTGAAGAATTACTGGCGTGGAAAGGTCTTTATCttgttttcaaagaaagtGATGTAATACCAAGTATTGTAAATTTTGACACATATTTCGAATTCTGTGGTGGGTATGCAAGAGCATTAGCCAATAAAGGTGTTTCACAAGTGGATTTAATTCATGATATCAGAGTTTTTCGTAAGACCCATACTGATTGTGAAGAATCGTTCCTTAGACACATGGTACCAGGAACACCAACTGCGGAACAACTAGCACGTCATTTGATTTCAGCACAAGATGCAATTTCAGGATTAATTAGAATCTTAAACTCCAAGCAACAAGATCAAATTTCTAAGCATGTGAGCCGTGAAAGATTAAAATTAAGTGCAAATGATCCAAGTTATCAGGGAAAGATTAATACGCTGTCTTGGGAAGTTTACAAAGATTCAGAATTAGACGATTTGTAcaaccaattgatcaatatcacagatgatgatgaacagAGAAGTAATTTGGAAGCTCAATGGTTAGAATATAGACTCAAAGTATTGAAATCTACTCCACAAAATCTCAAGGGctcatcttttgaaaaattgaaaaggatgaCCGAAGATATGGTTCTGGTAGACCATGCATCCATAAGACCATGGAAATTGTATTTTGAATGGCAGGATTACGAAAATTTAGATTCAATGGATATGGATCTCATTATGAAGTTCTTTAGAAAATTCCCTATAGAACCACTAGCGGTTATCCTATACGCTTGGGTCTGCTCTAATTTCTCACAATACGATACTAAAAAATTGCAAACAGAAGCAGAGAAGAAATCCAGCGCTCAGGATGAAactaatgaattgaatgagATAGATGAAAGTGAGAAGCGTGCTCTCAAGGAAATGATGGAAGCAGAAAATGATACCACCACAATGGCTGAAGATGAGGTTATGACTGCACTGATGGATAACATCACAAGGGCTCAGAGTAGTGCATTAGCTCACCGAATAGTTTCACAGTATTACATATATTCTAAGGAAAATGAAGCTGCTCTTACTTACGTGAAGAAAGGTGCTTCCTTAGTGGCATATGAAGTTCGGGATTATGGTGCTCATCTAGTGAATTCTAAAAGAGAATTCacattgaaattggcaACGCTTTACATCTATATTGATTCTCCTAAGAACCATTCCCTAGCGCTAAGCTTGTTTGAGAAAGTATTAAAGGAAAACCCGGAAAACACACAAGCGAAAATGGGAAAGGGTCTAATTTTCATGGAAAGACAGAATTATACAGATGCAAAACTCTTACTTTCAGAAGTCATTAGCCAATATGCAgataatttggaatttctttCAGAGTTAGCGTGGTGTGAAGCTTGTTTGGGAAATCTAGACGAGTCCATTGGTATCTTGAACAAAGTTTTAACTTCTCTACAAGGGACCGATTTAAGAACTTCTGCCTTTAGGGCCTTAAACATTTGGAGATTGGCGAAGACTCATGTGTTGAAgcaagaaaaggaaaaccCTGAAGACCAAAAATACGTCAAAATTGCCTTTAGACTATTGATTCAATCGATCAAAGTACTAGATACATATGCTCCAAATTATTCCGCATTAGGTGATATCTACAACagattttacaaagatGGAGTAAGAGCTTTTAAATGTTTCTATAAGGCATTTGAACTTGATGATTCGGATTTAATGGCTGCTAGATACATGTCTGAAAACTACACAGAGTTGGGTAATTGGCAAGCTGCTCGTGTAGTATGCGAAAGACTAGTAGGATCAGAAAGAGCCAAGAGAGCTCTGCAAACGGTCAATTGGCCATTTAGAGTCATAGGTATCGCATACCTAGAAGGCCAACAGGAGGCAAATTCTATTGAATGGTTCCAATCCGCCTTAAGAGTTAATCAATCTGATGTAGAAGCCTGGGTTGGATTGGGACAAGCCTACTACGCTTGTGGTCGTATCGAGGCTTCCATAAAAGTATTCGAAAAAGCTATTGAATTAGATTCAGAGCATCATTACGCCAAATATTTAAAGGCACAATCACTTTCCCTAATGGGTCAATTCGATGAAGCAATCGACATTTTAAATGCATTAACCGAAATTTTACCTCAAGAAACGATCTTCCAAATGACCAAGGCAACCATTTTGGTGAACTATGCTCATGATTTGTATTCTCAAGGGTTTTTAATGAAATCAGTAGCAACTGCCGCTGATGCAATTGGTATTATGCAATTTATTGCAACCGAGTTATCTTTCTATGGCCAAGCCTTGTGGATTGGAATATTAAAGGCTTTGAAACTATTCATTTGGGTGGAATCTAAAGTTGGTGATCTTCCAGTAGAAGCTTTAATCTCTACCTTTGGTGCCGTGTCTACTTCGAATCAAGTTTTAAATTCCATTGATGAGCTGGATGGTATCACACTAGACAACATTTTGtcagaaattgaagacaGTAGTATATCCATCGCTTGCAAACTATTGATCTTATCAGCGAAATATGCTGTCGCAACAACTACTTATGAAGCATTGACAAGAACTGTGAGATCTTCTCTTTGGTATAACATAGGGACATCTGAACTGTCTGCTTACCacattttgaagaatgaCAAATTTAGAGATTCTGCAATCgcatctttcaaaaaatctattCAATACCAATCTAATACAGTCGAGTCCTGGATGGGATTGGGTATCGCCACGATGGATGTCAACTATCGAGTTGCTCAACACTGTTTCATTAAATGTACCGCAATGGCGCCTAAGGAGGGTTCAGTATGGTTCGATCTGGCATTGCTGGCACTGCAAAATAATGATGCAGAATTCGCTCTAACTGTGCTAAATAAGTCACAGAGCATTGCGCCTCAAGATTCTTCTCCATGGCTAGGTAATGCCTTGATCTTGGAGAAACAGGGCAAGATAAAGGAAAGTTGTAGAATGTTCGCACATGCGTTTATTTTGTCCAATGGTAGATCCAAGGCAGCTCAACTCTATTTTGCTAAATCAGTACTTCAAAATCGCATTGGTTATTCGGGTGATGAAAGAGATATTTCCGCAGTGGAGGAACTGTCAGCGGTGGTTCACGGTCTGGACCAATACTTTAAGAAATCTCCATCCGACTCCTTTGCTCTTCAATGCGCACTACTAGCTTTGGAAAGATTACGTATTTTCCCTTACGCAACTGGTGTTGCTGACAGACTGGTTCGTTTAATCGAATCCCGTTTCGAGAAGGGTCAAGATAATGATGAGCTTTACAATTTCGCGGTAGTCAAAGCGCAAATTGCTCGTGTTCAACTGGGTCTAGGTCAATACGATGCCGTGATTGAAAATGCAGACTTATCGAGAAGCattttggtggattttgaGAACGAAAATAACACTTCGATTTTTGTCTCTAATCATATCTGTCTAGCATTAGCATACTTCTTCTCAGATAATTTTGATGAGACTTTAACCCATTTGGAGGAGTTGTTAAGATTATCTAAGGAATCCAAACATCTCGTTATTTTGATCTCTAAGCTTCTGTACTCAGTTGGTTCTGAGGATACGAAGACAATTGCGATTGAAGAATTAACTGAATGTCTCTCCAATAAAAATGGTGACCTGATACTATGCTTGACGCTAGCGGCAATAGCATTACTTGAGGGAAAACGCGAAGATATGTCCATCGTCTTCGGCAGACTCCGTGAAACGCCATTAGAAGATGTAATAGCGGATGAACACCGTGATCTACCCTATTTGATGGATCTTCTATACAAAAAGCTGTCTCATGGTAAATCTACAGGTAATGGCGTATCATGGCAGAGATCTGCGTTCTTTTTCATGAACGATAACAAAGTATGGACCGATTTGAGCAAGAAAATTCAACAAAGAGTTGCCTCAGATGGCCAAAACAAAGTAACTTCTCGCCAATTGAGTGATTGTTATTGGTCacaaaagaatttgaaaagcaTACAAAGGAGTATTTTCCTTTGCCCTGATAATGCATCTGCTGTGTCTGCACTCAACCAGTGCTTTTAA
- the RPC82 gene encoding DNA-directed RNA polymerase III subunit C82 (similar to uniprot|P32349 Saccharomyces cerevisiae YPR190C RPC82 RNA polymerase III subunit C82) produces MASVAQSSTPVPNASSTTPAPNASNTPGAQQEDIVMVSSLEQRTLSPEWFLYTELAKSLLGERAAFIVDVLLSLGRLSVGEICSKAPSSMNARSVKATLVSLIQLRCIRYVEESVGSSGRAITYYYFNEEGLLLFLYSGSVIEELGRRVSNPSMASQIVQNILSLGSLTLNDYLQSCDPQISKRDVISVFVQLCEGGFLTAITKVHYTPVKALWDGLYIKAYNAIPRTSTMSDLKKRNEAKSKAKVEFLQILNSVNDLSKVLTTDPQTSLRTVVGNLPLTINFARFLKIRRSKQLVQLARTRIGSIPSQVYNIALQITEPKSPEPVDPLTLTGLLQDLDEAKSIHEEQELLEEKNAGTTFSAIDIAKYLPESLDLRNTLKTSLRTNKRGPNPNDQLPTKKLKTEDGFVIPPLPNPQQEQEQQEDDNDDDDPIDEDDGNPHSVSLVNGHLKLLASTSIPFLKEIRPGVFYVPYTKVLPILKTLTYDYIIASTLGPSAMRICRCIRENSLVSEKFINSTALMKEKDIRTTIGSLIKYNVIEIQEVPRTADRAASRAVFLFRSKERHAYNFMNQNLAWNVANLLHKKERLKEDNSTLLTKANRDDVKGKETELLLPSELNQLKMVNERELNIWTRVSRMLSLWEIFKF; encoded by the coding sequence ATGGCATCTGTCGCACAATCATCAACGCCTGTACCTAATGCGTCCTCAACGACGCCAGCCCCTAATGCTTCAAATACTCCTGGAGCCCAACAGGAAGATATAGTCATGGTTTCTTCATTAGAACAAAGAACTTTGAGTCCAGAGTGGTTTCTTTATACAGAATTGGCTAAATCTCTGCTGGGAGAACGTGCTGCATTTATCGTCGATGTACTGCTCTCATTAGGAAGGCTTTCTGTGGGTGAGATCTGCTCTAAAGCGCCATCATCAATGAATGCGCGGAGCGTTAAGGCTACATTGGTGTCATTGATTCAACTTAGATGTATTAGGTATGTGGAAGAATCTGTTGGTAGCTCCGGTAGGGCTATTacttattattatttcaaCGAAGAAGGTTTACTTCTTTTCCTATATTCTGGATCCGTTATCGAAGAATTGGGTAGAAGAGTCTCTAACCCTTCTATGGCATCTCAGATTGTCCAAAACATTTTGTCATTGGGTTCATTGACATTGAATGATTATTTACAGAGTTGTGATCCACAAATCTCAAAAAGAGATGTTATTTCAGTATTTGTGCAGCTTTGCGAAGGTGGATTCTTAACAGCAATCACAAAGGTTCATTATACACCTGTCAAAGCATTATGGGATGGGCTCTATATAAAAGCTTACAATGCCATTCCAAGAACCTCTACGATGTCtgatttgaagaaaagaaatgaagCTAAATCCAAGGCCAAGGTAgaatttttacaaattttgaatAGCGTTAATGATTTATCCAAGGTACTAACTACGGATCCACAGACTTCCCTAAGAACTGTTGTCGGTAATTTACCCTTGACAATAAATTTCGCTAGATTCCTCAAGATAAGAAGATCAAAGCAATTGGTTCAATTGGCTAGAACGAGAATCGGCAGCATTCCATCTCAAGTTTACAATATTGCATTACAGATTACAGAACCAAAATCGCCAGAACCTGTAGATCCACTTACTCTGACAGGGCTTCTACAAGATTTAGATGAAGCTAAATCTATACATGAGGAACAAGAGCTTTTAGAGGAGAAAAATGCTGGTACCACTTTTAGTGCAATTGATATTGCCAAATATTTACCTGAATCTCTAGATCTTCGAAATACTTTGAAGACATCTTTAAGAACTAATAAACGTGGACCAAATCCCAACGATCAATTACCGACTAAAAAGTTGAAGACGGAAGATGGGTTTGTTATTCCGCCATTACCTAATCctcaacaagaacaagaacaacaagaagatgataacgatgatgatgatccaatcgatgaagatgatggtAACCCCCATTCTGTATCTTTAGTAAACGGTCATCTGAAGTTACTGGCGTCAACGAGCATCCCTTTCTTGAAAGAGATTAGGCCAGGTGTCTTTTATGTTCCATATACAAAGGTTCTTCCCATACTCAAAACCTTGACTTACGACTATATTATAGCATCAACATTGGGACCTTCAGCCATGCGTATCTGTCGTTGCATTAGAGAAAATAGCCTTGTTTCAgagaaatttatcaattcgACAGCTTTAATGAAGGAAAAAGATATTAGGACCACAATAGGTTCACTAATCAAATATAATGTCATTGAGATCCAAGAAGTTCCCAGAACCGCAGATAGGGCTGCTTCTAGAGCAGTGTTCCTCTTTAGGTCTAAGGAAAGACATGCTTATAATTTTatgaatcaaaatttaGCATGGAATGTTGCCAATTTGCTTCATAAGAAGGAAAGGTTAAAAGAGGATAATTCTACTCTTCTAACAAAGGCAAATAGAGATGATGTCAAGGGTAAAGAAACTGAACTTTTACTTCCAAGTGAActaaatcaattgaagatgGTCAATGAACGTGAACTTAATATCTGGACCCGAGTATCAAGAATGCTTTCCCTCTGGGAGATTTTTAAATTCTAA